A window from Exiguobacterium marinum DSM 16307 encodes these proteins:
- a CDS encoding lipoate--protein ligase family protein, whose translation MTGTTWHLLRTESTSPAENMAIDEAIANWVAKGELKPTLRFYSWAPHAISVGRFQRATRDLDREALTKNNIPVVRRLTGGRAVLHADELTYSVILPESTPALPTNIIESYRLLTEGVRRGYHELGVPAEFSVPLTEEDREALRKPKSAVCFDAASYYELAVDGKKIAGSAQVRHQGAVLQHGSIPLSVDDEVLFDCFTMEEHEKLEAKNRFSEKAVALNDTLQRFVSFDEVAAAFETGFKDAFSLTFEPLVFTTEQRAEIDLLVKKYESDEWVWKR comes from the coding sequence ATGACTGGTACGACGTGGCACTTACTTAGAACTGAATCCACTTCACCGGCTGAGAACATGGCGATTGACGAAGCCATCGCCAATTGGGTCGCGAAGGGAGAACTCAAACCGACGCTCCGTTTTTATTCATGGGCACCTCATGCGATCAGCGTCGGACGTTTCCAGCGGGCGACACGCGACTTGGACCGCGAGGCGCTCACGAAGAACAATATTCCGGTCGTCCGTCGCCTGACGGGTGGACGGGCCGTGTTACACGCGGATGAACTAACATATAGCGTCATCTTGCCCGAGTCGACACCGGCTCTTCCGACGAATATCATCGAGAGCTATCGATTACTCACGGAGGGTGTCCGCCGCGGTTATCATGAGCTCGGTGTACCGGCCGAATTTTCGGTGCCGTTGACGGAAGAGGACCGTGAGGCGCTCCGCAAACCAAAATCAGCCGTTTGCTTCGATGCCGCCTCGTATTACGAGCTTGCCGTCGACGGGAAGAAGATTGCGGGTAGCGCACAGGTACGTCATCAAGGGGCCGTGCTTCAACATGGATCGATCCCGCTTTCTGTCGACGATGAGGTGTTGTTCGACTGCTTCACGATGGAGGAGCACGAAAAACTTGAAGCCAAAAACCGCTTCAGCGAAAAAGCCGTCGCCTTGAATGACACGTTACAGCGCTTCGTCTCCTTTGACGAAGTAGCAGCCGCATTTGAGACCGGCTTCAAAGACGCGTTCTCCTTGACGTTCGAACCACTCGTCTTTACGACAGAACAGCGAGCTGAGATCGATTTGCTCGTGAAGAAGTATGAGAGTGACGAATGGGTCTGGAAACGCTAA
- the lipA gene encoding lipoyl synthase, with product MARGELKRKPEWLKIKLNTNETYTGLKNMMREKNLHTVCEEAKCPNIHECWAVRRTATFMILGSICTRACRFCAVTTGKPNELDWEEPKRVAESVRLMNLKHVVITAVARDDLNDYGATVFAETVRAVRAMNPETSIEVLPSDMMGDFSALQTLIDAGPDIMNHNLETVRRLTPRVRAKATYDRTLEFLRRSKELNPEIPTKSSIMVGLGETKEELIEAMDDLRAHNVDILTLGQYLQPTKKHLEVERYYHPDEFAELKEIALAKGFSHCEAGPLVRSSYHADEQVHKARRHTMLPID from the coding sequence GTGGCAAGAGGGGAACTGAAACGCAAGCCGGAATGGTTAAAGATTAAATTGAACACGAATGAAACATATACCGGCTTAAAAAACATGATGCGTGAGAAAAATCTACATACGGTATGTGAGGAGGCGAAATGTCCGAACATCCATGAATGTTGGGCGGTACGTCGGACCGCGACTTTCATGATTTTAGGAAGTATTTGTACACGCGCCTGCCGCTTTTGCGCCGTCACGACAGGTAAACCGAACGAGCTTGATTGGGAAGAACCGAAGCGTGTCGCCGAATCCGTACGACTCATGAACTTGAAACATGTCGTCATCACGGCCGTCGCGCGTGACGACTTGAACGATTACGGGGCTACCGTCTTCGCGGAAACGGTTCGTGCCGTCCGCGCCATGAACCCGGAAACATCGATTGAGGTGCTCCCGTCAGACATGATGGGTGACTTCTCTGCCTTGCAGACGTTGATTGATGCGGGTCCTGACATCATGAACCATAACTTAGAGACCGTTCGTCGCCTCACACCGAGAGTCCGTGCCAAAGCAACGTATGACCGGACCCTCGAGTTCTTGAGGCGTTCGAAAGAACTGAATCCCGAGATCCCTACGAAATCATCAATCATGGTCGGACTCGGAGAAACGAAAGAAGAGTTGATTGAAGCGATGGACGACCTTCGCGCGCACAACGTTGATATTTTGACGCTCGGTCAATATTTACAGCCGACGAAGAAACATCTCGAGGTCGAACGTTACTATCATCCAGACGAGTTCGCCGAGTTGAAAGAAATCGCACTAGCAAAAGGATTCTCACATTGTGAGGCAGGTCCGCTCGTCCGTTCTTCTTACCATGCGGACGAACAAGTACACAAGGCACGTCGCCACACGATGTTGCCAATCGATTAA
- a CDS encoding glycoside hydrolase family 3 protein → MNKALNWTATLGLTTALLVSSVPAADAVVAEGTPTMSIDQRVSTKLESMTLVQKIGQMIMPDFRLWNGANHTALAPEVARIIDRFDLGGVILFAENVKETEQTTKLVHDLQEVVKQDASNDIPLFVTIDQEGGIVTRLGTGTNLPGNMALGATRNSQYAYDAGEIIGSELHALGVNVNFGPVLDVNNNPGNPVIGVRSFSSDPDLVGELGSAMTKGIQDQGVAATAKHFPGHGDTAVDSHYGLPIVDKTLDELRGLELLPFKRAITEGIDMIMTAHIGMPQIEDEVVESDRGTFPLPATLSDDVITGVLREELEYEGIVVTDALNMQAIADNFTEAEAVIKTFEAGVDIALMPTILRSEADVIKLEAIFEEVIAAVNDGRLSEATIDESVERILKLKAERGIWGETMNSTTLEAKLAEANTVVGSAEHKVKEREIAEAAVTLVKNENKTLSFKPKKGDTVLVLSPTKDQTDSMVKTIKSLEKNAGNMKDVNVITANYSASTPHLDRNPALWQQVEAADYIIVGSNVNNSAKLKPTSADHYVPAEVFRYANETGKKSVLLSLRNPYDIAVQLEAPAQLLIYGFKGDPNGPDSEAGNLKSAGPNLPAGIRAIFGEVKPQGKLPVDVPKFVDGVFQDENYAQFGDGFKSWNR, encoded by the coding sequence ATGAACAAGGCATTAAATTGGACGGCAACACTCGGATTGACGACAGCGTTGCTCGTCTCATCGGTTCCGGCAGCGGACGCGGTCGTGGCGGAAGGGACACCGACCATGTCGATTGATCAGCGTGTCAGCACGAAATTGGAATCGATGACACTCGTTCAAAAAATCGGACAGATGATCATGCCGGACTTCCGACTATGGAACGGGGCGAACCATACGGCACTTGCACCGGAAGTTGCGCGAATCATCGATCGATTTGACCTTGGGGGCGTCATTTTATTCGCGGAAAACGTGAAAGAGACGGAACAGACGACGAAACTCGTTCATGACCTGCAAGAAGTCGTGAAACAAGATGCCAGCAATGATATTCCGTTATTCGTCACAATCGACCAAGAAGGTGGGATTGTGACACGCCTTGGGACGGGAACGAATTTACCGGGGAATATGGCGCTTGGAGCGACTCGAAACAGTCAATATGCCTATGATGCAGGGGAAATCATCGGTTCTGAATTACACGCACTCGGGGTAAACGTGAACTTCGGACCAGTGTTAGACGTCAACAATAACCCAGGGAATCCAGTCATCGGGGTCCGTTCCTTCTCGAGCGATCCTGACCTGGTCGGCGAACTTGGATCAGCGATGACGAAAGGCATTCAAGACCAAGGCGTAGCGGCAACGGCGAAGCATTTCCCAGGTCATGGAGATACAGCCGTCGACTCCCATTACGGATTACCGATTGTCGACAAAACGCTCGACGAGTTGCGCGGACTGGAACTGCTACCGTTCAAACGTGCCATCACGGAAGGCATCGATATGATTATGACAGCACATATCGGGATGCCGCAGATTGAAGACGAGGTCGTCGAGTCAGATCGCGGCACGTTCCCGCTTCCGGCGACGCTCTCGGACGATGTCATTACGGGAGTGCTCCGTGAGGAACTCGAATATGAAGGAATCGTTGTGACCGATGCGCTCAACATGCAGGCTATCGCAGACAACTTCACGGAAGCGGAAGCGGTCATCAAGACGTTCGAAGCGGGGGTCGACATCGCGCTCATGCCGACGATTTTACGTTCGGAGGCGGACGTGATCAAACTCGAGGCGATCTTTGAGGAAGTCATCGCGGCAGTGAACGATGGACGTTTGTCGGAGGCGACCATCGATGAATCGGTCGAACGGATTTTAAAACTGAAGGCAGAACGGGGCATCTGGGGAGAAACGATGAACTCGACTACGCTCGAGGCGAAGCTTGCGGAAGCAAATACTGTCGTAGGAAGCGCAGAACATAAAGTGAAAGAGCGTGAAATCGCGGAAGCGGCTGTGACTCTTGTGAAGAATGAGAATAAGACGCTCTCGTTCAAACCGAAAAAAGGGGACACGGTGCTCGTCTTGTCACCAACGAAAGACCAGACGGATAGCATGGTGAAAACGATTAAGTCACTAGAAAAGAATGCGGGGAATATGAAAGACGTGAACGTCATCACGGCCAACTATTCAGCATCGACGCCACATCTAGATCGAAATCCGGCACTGTGGCAACAAGTTGAGGCAGCTGACTATATCATCGTCGGTTCAAACGTGAACAACAGTGCCAAACTGAAGCCGACGTCAGCCGATCATTATGTACCGGCCGAAGTGTTCCGTTACGCCAACGAGACAGGGAAGAAGTCGGTCTTACTCAGTTTGCGTAATCCATATGATATTGCCGTTCAGCTAGAAGCACCGGCGCAGCTATTGATCTATGGATTCAAAGGCGACCCGAACGGACCAGACTCGGAAGCGGGTAACTTGAAGTCGGCAGGACCGAACTTACCGGCAGGCATCCGTGCCATCTTCGGTGAAGTGAAGCCGCAAGGGAAGTTGCCGGTAGATGTACCAAAATTTGTGGACGGTGTATTCCAAGACGAGAACTATGCGCAGTTTGGGGACGGATTTAAGAGCTGGAATCGCTAA
- a CDS encoding DegV family protein yields MFKLITDTGADLTHDQIIEYGLEILPLGVIIDNEEFLDGETIQPKDVYDAMRQGKTPKTFQIEASRIEHCFRQHLEAGLPFLYLAFSGELSGTYQTAVMVGEMLKEEYPDSTFKILDTRTASVGQALFVKTVAEYSQEHTYEETVAYAASLVGKIRHLFTVESLEYLMRGGRVSKASAFIGDLLTILPLLTVEDGKLVPIEKVRGHKKVMRRMVEWTVESKPLVENGDFFIGHGDDLEKAEQFEKMVREHLEPKHITKTLVGSAIGAHTGPGLLVIAYFEA; encoded by the coding sequence ATGTTTAAACTGATCACAGACACCGGAGCCGATTTGACACACGATCAAATCATCGAATACGGTCTTGAGATTTTACCGCTCGGTGTCATCATCGACAACGAAGAGTTTTTAGACGGGGAAACAATTCAACCGAAAGACGTGTACGATGCGATGCGTCAAGGCAAGACGCCGAAGACGTTCCAAATCGAGGCGTCACGTATTGAACATTGCTTCCGTCAGCATCTCGAGGCGGGACTGCCGTTCTTATATCTCGCCTTCTCAGGTGAACTTTCTGGTACCTATCAAACCGCCGTCATGGTCGGTGAGATGCTGAAGGAGGAGTATCCAGACAGCACATTCAAGATCCTCGATACTCGAACCGCTTCAGTCGGACAGGCGTTATTCGTCAAGACAGTCGCAGAGTACAGTCAAGAGCACACGTACGAAGAAACAGTTGCGTATGCTGCTTCGCTCGTCGGAAAGATTCGCCACTTGTTCACGGTCGAATCGCTCGAATATTTGATGCGAGGCGGACGTGTGTCGAAAGCGAGTGCTTTCATCGGAGACTTGTTGACGATTTTACCGTTATTGACGGTCGAGGACGGCAAGCTCGTCCCGATTGAAAAGGTACGCGGTCATAAGAAAGTCATGCGGCGCATGGTCGAATGGACCGTTGAATCGAAGCCGCTCGTCGAGAACGGGGACTTTTTCATCGGTCACGGTGACGACCTTGAAAAAGCGGAACAGTTCGAGAAGATGGTCCGCGAACATCTCGAACCGAAGCACATCACGAAGACACTGGTCGGGTCTGCCATCGGTGCCCACACCGGTCCAGGTCTACTCGTCATCGCCTATTTCGAAGCATGA
- a CDS encoding lipoate--protein ligase family protein, with the protein MIHPLLKQPSYRVIDQSSLGTMFQAEQSFATDDTLCASTQQSGAVLRVWVHTNTIVLGIQDARLPHLKDGVRYLHERGFRPVVRNSGGLAVVLDDDVLNLSLILPENDGIQIDSGYEAMTSLIQQMFQDVTSDIVPGEVVGSYCPGSFDLSIDGKKFAGISQRRVRGGVAVQIYLSVRQSGSKRAEIIRDFYDLAIQEEATKFTYPTIVPETMASLEDLLGIPLTVQDVLTRAYRVLSTVSTLQNASLTAEEQTTLVSQLERMWKRNEPLREIEQQLTEE; encoded by the coding sequence ATGATCCATCCATTATTAAAACAACCGAGTTATCGTGTGATCGACCAATCGAGCCTTGGCACGATGTTTCAAGCGGAACAATCTTTCGCAACTGACGATACGTTATGTGCTTCAACCCAACAATCAGGCGCTGTCTTGCGCGTATGGGTGCACACGAATACGATTGTACTCGGAATCCAAGACGCAAGGTTGCCTCATTTAAAAGATGGGGTTCGGTATTTGCACGAGCGTGGCTTTCGACCGGTCGTCCGTAACTCGGGCGGACTTGCCGTCGTGTTAGACGATGATGTCCTGAACTTATCTTTAATCTTACCCGAGAATGACGGGATTCAAATCGACAGCGGCTATGAGGCCATGACCTCCCTTATCCAACAGATGTTCCAAGATGTCACGAGCGACATCGTCCCAGGTGAGGTCGTCGGCTCGTACTGTCCGGGAAGTTTCGACTTGTCGATTGACGGGAAAAAATTCGCCGGTATTTCGCAACGACGCGTCCGTGGCGGTGTCGCCGTTCAAATTTACTTGAGCGTCAGACAGAGCGGGAGCAAACGTGCCGAAATCATTCGAGACTTTTATGATTTGGCGATCCAAGAGGAAGCCACCAAGTTCACGTACCCTACCATTGTACCGGAAACGATGGCTTCGCTAGAAGATTTGCTCGGCATTCCCCTCACGGTTCAAGATGTTCTTACACGGGCCTACCGCGTCCTTTCCACTGTCAGCACGCTCCAAAACGCGTCACTGACAGCTGAAGAACAAACGACACTCGTGAGCCAGCTCGAACGGATGTGGAAACGGAATGAACCGCTACGCGAGATTGAACAACAATTAACAGAGGAGTGA
- a CDS encoding HD domain-containing protein produces the protein MYSSRGQLSGSKVFKDPVHRYIYVYDHLIWELINTKEFQRLRRIKQLGTSFLTFHGAEHTRFHHSLGVYEIARQLIDQFQQYPEWNDRDRELLLAAALLHDVGHGPFSHAFEHVFSVRHEVWTERIILGDTEVNKVLSEMGVGFAEEVASIINKTHPNRLIVNILSSQLDVDRMDYLLRDAHFAGVSYGKFDLERMLRVLRPDEDQVVVKQSGMHTIEDYIMRRYQMYWQVYLHPATRSSDLLLKAILERAQELYESGYAFNLTPKHFLPIFEQKVMALEQYLKLDETVVYFYFQEWMDEEDSILADLSSRFVNRRLLKYKNFPEANRDRHMERLRQTMETIGLPSKYYLLEDQLSQLPYDLYKGQGKYEGIYLQMNDGERKEISEVSMLVQSILNSRQSDEKIYYPEDVLLNLKDYANEKSWILSTLKDE, from the coding sequence ATGTACTCGTCACGAGGACAACTATCTGGATCAAAAGTGTTTAAAGACCCGGTACACCGTTATATTTACGTCTACGATCATCTTATTTGGGAGCTGATCAACACGAAAGAGTTTCAGCGCTTGCGTCGCATCAAGCAACTCGGGACGTCCTTTTTGACGTTCCACGGCGCAGAGCACACACGATTTCATCACTCGCTCGGTGTATACGAAATCGCACGCCAGTTAATCGATCAGTTCCAACAGTACCCAGAATGGAACGACCGAGACCGTGAGTTGTTGTTAGCAGCGGCACTCTTACATGACGTCGGGCATGGGCCGTTCTCGCACGCATTCGAACACGTCTTTTCCGTTCGCCATGAAGTATGGACCGAACGAATCATTTTAGGGGATACCGAAGTTAACAAAGTGTTATCCGAGATGGGTGTCGGGTTTGCGGAAGAAGTGGCCTCGATCATCAACAAGACGCACCCGAATCGTCTAATTGTCAACATACTCAGTTCGCAACTCGATGTCGACCGGATGGACTACTTGCTAAGAGATGCGCACTTTGCAGGTGTCAGCTACGGGAAATTTGATTTAGAGCGCATGTTGCGCGTCTTGCGTCCAGATGAAGATCAAGTCGTCGTCAAGCAGTCGGGGATGCACACGATTGAAGATTACATCATGCGTCGCTATCAGATGTATTGGCAAGTGTACCTTCATCCGGCGACACGTTCGAGCGACCTTCTCTTGAAAGCGATTCTTGAGCGAGCACAGGAACTGTATGAGAGTGGCTATGCCTTCAACCTGACCCCGAAGCACTTCTTGCCAATTTTTGAACAAAAAGTGATGGCGCTCGAACAATATTTGAAGTTGGATGAAACGGTCGTCTACTTCTATTTCCAAGAGTGGATGGATGAGGAAGACTCGATTTTGGCCGATCTGTCCAGTCGGTTCGTGAATCGTCGTTTATTGAAATATAAAAACTTCCCGGAAGCGAACCGTGACCGTCATATGGAACGTCTCCGTCAGACGATGGAAACAATCGGGTTACCGTCGAAATATTATTTGCTTGAAGATCAGTTAAGTCAATTGCCATATGACTTGTATAAAGGCCAAGGAAAGTATGAAGGGATTTATCTTCAGATGAATGACGGTGAGCGGAAAGAGATTTCGGAAGTGTCGATGCTTGTCCAGTCGATTTTGAACTCGAGACAGTCGGATGAAAAGATTTATTATCCGGAAGATGTGTTGTTGAACTTGAAGGATTATGCCAACGAGAAATCGTGGATTTTGTCGACATTAAAAGACGAATAA